The Calditrichota bacterium genome includes a window with the following:
- a CDS encoding gluconate 2-dehydrogenase subunit 3 family protein — MSKSDKAIREFKIPDIIKKMKESKMDRRSFLMRMAILSAGSALTLPGCSSEVKRTIASGHNPSILSKDEWNVLLAVQDVLFPTEENSPGAREINAASFVQWIISDSELDPAERKFLKDGFKWLNEEAVERWENNFVDMKPENQDKLLRHVETHDWGESWIAVMLLHIFEALLSDPVYGGNKSENGWKWLDHNPGQPRPVEGKMYGNFL, encoded by the coding sequence ATGTCAAAAAGTGATAAGGCCATCAGGGAATTCAAAATCCCTGATATTATTAAAAAAATGAAAGAATCAAAAATGGATCGACGGTCTTTTTTAATGCGTATGGCTATTCTATCTGCCGGATCTGCATTAACTTTACCCGGCTGTTCATCTGAAGTAAAACGCACAATTGCTTCCGGACATAATCCTTCTATTCTCAGCAAAGATGAGTGGAATGTTTTGCTGGCAGTTCAGGATGTGCTTTTTCCAACAGAAGAAAATTCGCCTGGTGCCAGGGAAATTAACGCTGCTTCATTTGTGCAGTGGATTATTTCAGATAGTGAACTTGATCCTGCTGAAAGGAAGTTTTTAAAAGATGGTTTTAAGTGGCTAAATGAAGAAGCCGTAGAGCGTTGGGAGAACAATTTTGTGGATATGAAACCTGAGAATCAGGACAAATTATTAAGACATGTTGAGACCCACGACTGGGGAGAATCATGGATAGCAGTTATGCTGTTACATATTTTTGAAGCCCTTTTATCTGATCCTGTTTATGGTGGAAACAAAAGCGAAAATGGCTGGAAATGGCTGGACCATAACCCTGGGCAACCAAGGCCTGTTGAAGGTAAAATGTATGGAAATTTCCTGTAA
- a CDS encoding response regulator transcription factor, with translation MNKLRVIIVDDEYLARNGIRYLLENEAEIEIISECKDGVEAYDSILKYNPDLVFLDIQMPGLNGFEVIASLKMKKLPYFIFVTAYDEFALQAFKVHAIDYLLKPVNGELFVAALSRAKQLIKAEQNEVFNSRLNDLISDSSKQENYLKRIIVKDRGKTIVVDIDKIILFTADGDYVKIHTKKENYLFRERLSKISEKLDPSVFCRIHRSTIIRLNQVLEFQPISKGDYFIKTKDDQQFTLSRSYRSQFLQALNQ, from the coding sequence ATGAATAAACTTCGTGTAATTATTGTAGATGATGAATATTTGGCAAGGAATGGAATCCGTTACCTTTTAGAAAATGAAGCAGAAATTGAAATCATATCTGAGTGCAAGGATGGAGTTGAGGCTTATGATTCTATTTTAAAATACAACCCGGATCTGGTTTTCCTGGATATCCAAATGCCGGGGTTAAACGGCTTTGAAGTGATTGCATCTTTAAAAATGAAAAAACTGCCATATTTTATTTTTGTTACAGCTTATGATGAATTTGCTTTGCAGGCTTTTAAAGTGCATGCAATTGACTATTTGCTTAAACCTGTAAACGGTGAATTATTTGTTGCTGCATTAAGCCGCGCAAAACAGTTAATAAAAGCTGAACAAAATGAAGTTTTTAACAGCCGGCTAAATGATTTGATTTCTGATTCTTCAAAACAGGAAAACTATTTAAAACGTATTATTGTAAAAGATCGTGGGAAAACCATTGTTGTTGATATTGACAAAATAATTCTATTCACTGCTGACGGAGATTATGTAAAAATTCATACAAAAAAGGAAAACTATTTATTTCGTGAAAGACTCAGCAAAATTTCAGAAAAACTCGATCCATCAGTATTTTGTCGAATTCATCGATCAACTATAATTAGGTTAAATCAGGTTCTGGAGTTTCAGCCAATTTCGAAGGGTGATTATTTTATTAAAACCAAAGATGACCAGCAGTTTACTCTAAGCCGATCCTACCGTTCTCAATTTTTGCAAGCACTAAATCAATAA
- a CDS encoding PAS domain S-box protein — protein MNRGRKTLENRTDRFDILNHSPIGMCVIDDAYNVVFWNRCISDWTNIQKENILGKKIQTIYPHFKQSKYKNSFNKIFGVGKPTNFPIQLHGYIFKEKSPNGKPRVQHTTVTAIPAENAGHYYALFAIEDVTEMTHRIKEYKRIRDLALCENKQRKKAEAKLHKSMIELEQTNQKLIEKNIELDQFNYIVSHDLQAPLRTISSFSKFLQKNSGNILSKKSLKYLGFIISASKRMHLLIENLLSLSKSTRTTLNTSEFAVDNCVDDALQSLQSNIDETKAKIDRQNLLKIKGDKILITQLYQNLIGNALKFVDHKEPQINLTVDYEGSTAVFGVLDNGIGISQEFKNSIFEPFKKADSDIKYEGSGLGLAICKKIIERHKGHIWVESNPGEGTHFKFTLGNIN, from the coding sequence ATGAATCGGGGCAGGAAAACTTTGGAAAACAGGACGGACAGATTTGATATTTTGAACCATTCGCCAATTGGAATGTGCGTAATTGATGATGCATATAATGTGGTTTTTTGGAACCGGTGCATATCAGATTGGACAAACATCCAGAAAGAAAACATTTTAGGAAAAAAAATACAAACGATTTATCCTCATTTTAAACAATCTAAATACAAAAATTCTTTCAATAAAATTTTTGGTGTTGGTAAGCCTACTAATTTTCCAATTCAACTTCATGGATATATTTTTAAGGAAAAATCACCAAATGGAAAACCGCGAGTACAGCACACCACAGTAACTGCTATTCCGGCGGAAAACGCAGGCCATTATTATGCTCTGTTTGCTATTGAAGATGTTACCGAAATGACGCATCGAATAAAAGAGTATAAACGCATCCGCGATTTAGCACTGTGTGAAAACAAGCAGCGTAAGAAGGCTGAAGCAAAATTACATAAATCGATGATTGAGCTTGAACAGACGAACCAAAAACTTATAGAAAAGAATATTGAGCTTGATCAGTTTAACTATATTGTAAGCCATGATTTACAGGCGCCATTAAGAACAATATCATCATTTAGTAAATTTTTACAGAAGAACTCAGGAAATATACTTTCAAAAAAATCCTTAAAATACTTAGGCTTTATTATTAGTGCATCAAAAAGAATGCATTTGCTGATTGAAAATTTATTAAGCCTTTCAAAGTCTACGCGTACAACTTTGAATACATCTGAATTTGCTGTGGATAATTGTGTTGATGATGCGCTGCAATCGTTGCAAAGCAACATAGATGAGACTAAGGCAAAGATTGATCGACAAAATTTACTAAAGATTAAAGGTGATAAAATTTTGATAACTCAGCTGTATCAAAACCTGATTGGGAATGCTTTAAAATTTGTTGACCACAAAGAGCCTCAAATAAATTTAACTGTAGATTATGAAGGATCGACTGCTGTTTTTGGTGTGCTAGATAATGGAATTGGAATAAGCCAGGAATTTAAAAACAGTATTTTTGAGCCCTTTAAAAAAGCAGATTCAGATATCAAATATGAAGGTTCCGGTCTTGGTTTGGCAATTTGTAAAAAAATCATCGAACGACATAAGGGACATATCTGGGTAGAATCAAATCCTGGTGAAGGAACTCATTTTAAATTTACCTTGGGTAATATCAATTAA
- a CDS encoding T9SS type A sorting domain-containing protein: MFQLSLIFTMFLFFSFSFSQQFTKIESIEPVTDGGDSRSVNWIDYDNDGDLDLFITNGPKAGQNNFFYENNGDNSFTKIDTIAITKDKAPSDGSSWGDFNNDGFADLFVANWYGENNLLYLNNGDKTFRQVADTVSGDGGFSEAGAWADYNTDGYLDLFVANSGGDLKNFFYQNISDETFLKVSGNPIADNAGHSRHFDWADYDGDGNIDLFVANEENENNQLFHGNGDGTFTQITEGDIVNNNGTSYSSSWADYDNDGDLDLFVANGNNQNNFLYKNIGSGNFERVLDGIIVNDHGTSFGSAWADIDNDGDLDLFVSNGFVGSGTNNFLYFNNGDGTFSKDSSAVSEDGGWSYGASFGDYNRDGYLDLAVAKWLNANENNAIFQNNGGDNNWISLILKGTVSNASAIGAIVKVKAQIDGENVWQMRTVSGQSGYCSQNLEIHFGLAKATQIDSLEILWPSGQVEVYENIPANQFKSFKEIIPDNFLRLNFKAKSSRTFGKDKVSFLDLSVVDINNPIQSWKWDFQNDGIIDAITQNPEWQYDSLGTYSVKLSASNGIETKSKIFENYISVQNRPGIVVEKVFPANRDTLVEKRKTITFEVLAVDSSGYPISYQWYLNGSKRTQDYFYNYRASAFGLPKFDTVMVKLSNGFKEIEFLWSVEIHNEVTSINSGEINPNKFELFQNYPNPFNPSTIIKYSLAEMSDVTLSIFTVTGQLVTQVRKRDQTAGQHQIHFNPEKLSSGLFYYSLKTPRFHKTMKMVYIK; this comes from the coding sequence ATGTTTCAATTAAGCTTGATCTTTACGATGTTTTTATTTTTCTCTTTTTCCTTTTCACAGCAGTTTACCAAAATTGAATCAATAGAACCTGTTACTGATGGTGGTGATTCGCGAAGTGTAAATTGGATTGATTATGATAATGACGGTGATTTGGATCTTTTTATTACAAATGGGCCTAAAGCCGGACAAAACAATTTTTTTTATGAAAACAATGGCGATAACAGCTTTACTAAAATTGATACGATTGCCATTACCAAAGACAAGGCTCCTTCGGATGGAAGTAGCTGGGGTGATTTTAATAATGATGGTTTTGCCGATTTGTTTGTGGCAAACTGGTATGGCGAAAACAATTTGTTGTACTTAAATAATGGAGACAAAACTTTTCGCCAGGTGGCTGATACAGTTTCTGGAGATGGAGGATTTTCCGAGGCAGGAGCCTGGGCTGATTACAATACCGATGGATACCTTGATTTATTTGTTGCAAACAGCGGTGGTGATTTGAAAAACTTTTTTTATCAAAATATAAGCGACGAAACATTTTTAAAAGTATCAGGAAATCCCATTGCAGATAATGCGGGCCATTCTAGACACTTTGATTGGGCGGACTATGATGGTGATGGAAACATCGATCTTTTTGTAGCAAATGAAGAGAATGAAAATAATCAATTATTTCACGGTAATGGTGATGGTACATTTACCCAAATCACGGAAGGCGACATTGTAAATAATAATGGGACATCCTATAGCAGCAGCTGGGCAGATTACGACAATGATGGCGATCTGGATTTATTTGTGGCAAATGGCAACAATCAAAACAATTTTCTTTATAAGAATATTGGCAGTGGTAATTTTGAGCGTGTTTTGGATGGGATTATTGTAAATGATCATGGGACTTCTTTTGGCTCTGCCTGGGCAGATATTGACAACGATGGCGACCTTGACCTGTTTGTGAGTAATGGATTTGTTGGTTCCGGGACAAACAATTTTCTTTATTTTAACAATGGAGACGGCACTTTTAGCAAAGATAGTAGTGCTGTTTCTGAAGATGGCGGTTGGTCTTATGGAGCCAGTTTTGGAGATTATAACCGTGATGGGTATCTCGATTTGGCTGTGGCTAAATGGCTAAATGCCAATGAGAATAATGCAATATTTCAAAACAATGGCGGGGATAATAATTGGATTTCATTAATACTAAAAGGAACTGTAAGCAATGCATCAGCAATTGGGGCAATTGTAAAAGTAAAGGCCCAAATTGATGGCGAAAATGTTTGGCAGATGCGAACCGTTTCAGGGCAAAGTGGTTATTGCAGTCAAAATCTGGAAATTCATTTTGGATTAGCAAAGGCTACGCAGATTGATTCTCTGGAAATTCTTTGGCCTTCCGGGCAGGTGGAGGTGTACGAAAATATTCCGGCAAATCAGTTTAAATCCTTTAAAGAAATTATTCCTGATAATTTTCTCAGATTAAACTTTAAAGCAAAAAGCAGCCGTACTTTCGGGAAGGATAAAGTAAGCTTTTTGGATCTGTCCGTGGTCGATATCAACAATCCTATTCAAAGCTGGAAATGGGATTTCCAAAATGATGGTATTATTGATGCCATAACCCAAAACCCTGAATGGCAATATGATTCTCTTGGCACCTATAGCGTAAAACTATCTGCCTCAAATGGCATTGAGACAAAATCTAAAATATTTGAAAACTATATTTCCGTACAGAATAGGCCCGGTATTGTTGTTGAAAAAGTTTTTCCGGCTAACCGTGACACTTTAGTCGAAAAACGAAAAACTATCACTTTTGAAGTTCTGGCAGTTGATTCATCAGGCTATCCAATTTCATATCAGTGGTATTTAAATGGTTCTAAAAGAACGCAAGACTACTTTTATAATTACAGGGCATCTGCATTTGGTTTGCCGAAGTTTGATACTGTAATGGTTAAACTTTCAAATGGATTTAAAGAAATCGAGTTTTTATGGTCGGTGGAAATACACAACGAGGTGACTTCGATAAATTCGGGTGAAATAAATCCGAATAAGTTTGAGCTGTTTCAAAACTATCCCAATCCTTTTAATCCATCGACAATAATAAAATATAGTCTGGCAGAAATGAGCGATGTGACTCTTTCGATTTTTACTGTCACAGGGCAGCTCGTTACCCAAGTAAGAAAAAGGGATCAAACTGCAGGCCAGCATCAAATTCACTTTAACCCAGAGAAATTATCGAGTGGATTATTCTACTATAGCCTAAAAACACCAAGATTCCATAAAACCATGAAAATGGTTTATATAAAATGA